Proteins from one Ornithobacterium rhinotracheale genomic window:
- a CDS encoding fumarate reductase/succinate dehydrogenase flavoprotein subunit, with translation MNNILDAKVPQGDIAQKWANHKQNIRLVAPNNRDRIDVIVIGTGLAGGSAAATLAEQGYNVKAFCYQDSPRRAHSIAAQGGINAAKNYQGDNDSIYRLFYDTVKGGDYRAREANVYRLAEESVNIIDQCVMQGVPFARDYGGLLDNRSFGGVQVKRTFYAKGQTGQQLLLGAYSAMNRQINLGRIKMYNRHEMLDLVIVNGKARGIIARNLVTGEIERHSGHAVVIASGGYGNVYFLSTNAMGSNATACWKIHKKGAFFGNPCYVQIHPTCIPVHGTNQSKLTLMSESLRNSGRIWVPKKKEDAEAIRAGQKKPVDIKEEDRDYYLERRYPAFGNLVPRDVASRAAKERCDAGFGIENNETKEGVFLDFSTEIQKKGKESAFAKGNHNPSPEEITKLGKQWVEEKYGNLFQMYEKITDDNPYETPMKIYPAVHYTMGGVWVDYNLMSTIPGCYVIGEANFSDHGANRLGASALMQGLADGYFVLPYTIADYLADDIRTGAIPTDTPEFDKAEAEVKERINFFINNKGTKSVDHFHKRLGMIMWNKVGMARNEQGLKEAISEIQALRKEFYQNVFVPGEANDLNPELEKALRVSDFMELGELMAMDALDRNESCGGHFREEYQTEEGEALRDDVNYAYVSVWEYKGEDISKEVLHKEELEFNYIELKQRSYK, from the coding sequence ATGAATAATATATTAGACGCAAAAGTTCCACAGGGAGATATCGCTCAAAAGTGGGCTAATCATAAACAAAATATTCGCCTTGTAGCACCTAACAACCGTGATAGAATCGATGTGATTGTCATAGGGACAGGTTTAGCGGGAGGTTCTGCTGCTGCAACTTTGGCAGAGCAAGGGTATAATGTAAAAGCATTTTGCTACCAAGATTCACCAAGACGCGCGCACTCAATTGCGGCGCAAGGGGGGATTAACGCTGCTAAAAATTACCAAGGAGATAACGATAGTATTTATCGCTTGTTTTACGATACTGTAAAAGGAGGAGACTACCGTGCGCGCGAAGCCAATGTGTACCGTTTGGCAGAGGAGTCTGTAAACATCATCGATCAATGTGTGATGCAAGGAGTTCCATTTGCAAGAGATTATGGCGGATTGCTAGACAACCGTTCATTTGGTGGTGTGCAAGTTAAGCGTACTTTCTATGCTAAAGGGCAAACAGGTCAGCAATTGTTACTTGGTGCGTATTCGGCTATGAACCGCCAAATCAACTTAGGCCGTATCAAAATGTACAACCGTCACGAAATGCTAGATTTAGTAATCGTAAACGGAAAAGCAAGAGGTATTATCGCAAGAAACTTAGTTACAGGTGAAATCGAAAGACATTCAGGACACGCCGTAGTTATTGCTTCTGGTGGATACGGAAATGTTTACTTCCTTTCTACCAATGCTATGGGATCTAATGCTACTGCTTGTTGGAAAATTCACAAAAAAGGTGCTTTCTTCGGAAACCCTTGTTATGTGCAAATTCACCCAACTTGTATTCCAGTGCATGGGACTAATCAATCAAAATTGACTTTGATGTCTGAATCTTTAAGAAACTCAGGAAGAATCTGGGTGCCTAAAAAGAAAGAAGATGCAGAAGCAATTCGTGCAGGACAGAAAAAACCTGTTGATATCAAAGAAGAAGATAGAGATTATTACTTAGAAAGAAGATACCCAGCATTTGGTAACTTAGTGCCTCGAGATGTAGCGTCTCGTGCTGCCAAAGAAAGATGTGATGCAGGTTTTGGTATTGAAAATAACGAAACTAAAGAAGGCGTTTTCTTAGATTTCTCTACAGAAATTCAGAAAAAAGGTAAAGAATCTGCATTCGCTAAAGGAAACCACAATCCTTCACCAGAAGAAATTACTAAACTTGGTAAGCAATGGGTGGAAGAGAAATATGGTAACTTATTCCAAATGTATGAGAAAATTACAGATGACAACCCATATGAAACTCCAATGAAAATTTATCCTGCTGTACACTACACCATGGGAGGTGTTTGGGTAGATTACAACTTGATGAGTACAATCCCAGGTTGTTACGTAATTGGTGAAGCAAATTTCTCAGATCACGGAGCCAACCGTCTTGGAGCTTCTGCCTTAATGCAAGGTTTGGCTGATGGCTACTTTGTATTGCCGTACACCATTGCAGATTACTTGGCAGATGATATCAGAACGGGAGCTATCCCAACCGATACCCCTGAGTTTGATAAAGCTGAGGCTGAAGTGAAAGAAAGAATCAATTTCTTCATCAATAACAAAGGTACTAAATCAGTAGACCACTTCCATAAGCGTTTAGGAATGATTATGTGGAACAAAGTGGGTATGGCTAGAAACGAGCAAGGATTGAAAGAAGCAATTTCTGAAATTCAAGCGTTGAGAAAAGAATTCTACCAAAATGTATTTGTGCCAGGTGAAGCAAACGACCTAAACCCAGAGCTAGAAAAAGCATTGAGAGTTTCAGACTTTATGGAGCTTGGAGAGCTTATGGCAATGGATGCACTTGATAGAAATGAAAGTTGTGGAGGACACTTTAGAGAAGAGTACCAAACTGAAGAAGGTGAAGCATTAAGAGATGATGTAAACTATGCTTATGTTTCTGTTTGGGAATACAAAGGTGAAGATATCTCTAAAGAAGTACTACACAAAGAGGAATTAGAGTTTAACTATATTGAACTGAAACAACGTTCATACAAATAA
- a CDS encoding succinate dehydrogenase cytochrome b subunit, producing the protein MAQGLFNSSIGRKFAMALSAMFLLIFLIVHLLVNMLSVISPEAFNEASHFMGTNPLIQFLFQPILMLGVVFHFVMGFILEIKNKKARGPVGYQVNNAVANSTWISRNMIITGGFILLFLLFHFNDFWVHEMNYKYVEGLPADPNRYYPEMLEMFSSPIRVGVYVVAFILLGMHLMHGFQSSFQSLGANHRKYNGFIKAFGKAYSIVIPLGFIFIALFHFFTHK; encoded by the coding sequence ATGGCTCAAGGATTGTTTAATTCGTCCATTGGTAGAAAATTTGCCATGGCACTTTCGGCAATGTTCTTGTTGATTTTTCTTATCGTGCATTTATTGGTGAATATGCTATCGGTAATTTCCCCAGAAGCTTTTAACGAAGCCTCTCACTTTATGGGGACAAATCCACTCATCCAGTTTTTATTTCAACCTATTCTAATGTTGGGCGTAGTGTTCCACTTTGTAATGGGATTTATTTTGGAAATTAAAAACAAAAAGGCGCGTGGACCGGTAGGGTATCAAGTAAATAATGCGGTAGCAAATTCAACTTGGATTTCAAGAAACATGATTATAACAGGTGGCTTTATTTTGCTGTTCTTGTTATTTCACTTTAACGACTTTTGGGTACACGAAATGAACTACAAATATGTAGAAGGATTGCCAGCAGATCCTAATCGTTATTACCCTGAAATGCTAGAGATGTTCTCCAGCCCTATAAGAGTTGGTGTATATGTTGTAGCGTTTATTTTACTAGGAATGCACTTAATGCATGGATTTCAATCATCTTTCCAATCGCTGGGTGCAAATCACAGAAAATACAACGGATTCATTAAAGCCTTTGGAAAAGCGTATTCAATCGTGATTCCATTAGGATTTATTTTCATTGCATTGTTTCATTTTTTTACTCATAAATAA
- a CDS encoding 4'-phosphopantetheinyl transferase family protein: MPVIDYVKEYDFEIVTWDVFEKSEELIHQLNLPSEKVAKFKNFPEKQGREYLGLQACLHALNIRADVFYNKNGKPYLNSDKQISISHSYQKVSIAVGRKAIGLDIEKKRDHKVLNIESKFIRPDEGFWIPRNQDLADYLHIIWGIKEGLYKINGGNLWNFLNHYKVEPFELVANKPINCWIEDVEKRDKYTAYFRRINDFYLIWVIEKKKKRLKKVAFFFFDF, encoded by the coding sequence ATGCCCGTTATAGACTATGTAAAAGAATATGATTTTGAAATAGTTACTTGGGATGTATTTGAAAAATCCGAAGAGCTCATCCATCAGCTGAATTTACCAAGCGAAAAAGTAGCTAAATTTAAAAATTTCCCAGAAAAACAAGGCAGGGAATATTTAGGGCTTCAGGCTTGTTTGCACGCTCTTAATATCCGTGCAGATGTATTCTACAACAAGAATGGAAAACCATATCTGAATTCTGATAAGCAAATTTCTATTTCTCATTCGTACCAAAAAGTATCTATCGCAGTAGGGCGTAAAGCTATTGGTCTTGACATCGAAAAAAAGAGAGACCACAAAGTTTTGAATATAGAATCTAAATTTATAAGACCTGATGAAGGTTTTTGGATTCCAAGAAATCAAGATTTAGCTGATTATCTCCACATTATTTGGGGGATTAAAGAGGGGCTGTATAAAATTAACGGCGGAAATCTATGGAATTTCTTAAACCATTATAAAGTGGAACCTTTTGAATTAGTGGCCAACAAACCGATAAATTGCTGGATAGAAGATGTCGAAAAAAGAGATAAATACACGGCCTACTTTAGAAGAATTAATGACTTTTACCTCATCTGGGTAATCGAAAAAAAAAAAAAGCGACTTAAAAAAGTCGCTTTTTTTTTTTTCGATTTTTAA
- a CDS encoding FISUMP domain-containing protein has product MKNLKFLIISFFAFSFVFSCKDDDNGKNNENDNSAPSQAVLLYPSEGTKKVSDVPTFEWQPSESSNDDEIVYELYVSKDPSFAPENTAKAIDIHTNKFSFQNYTLTRGAQYYWKVVAYGTNKAKSESKVFSFNTKDVDLKIKLLSPENGVLLDNHIADLDWSVEREEGYTDEVTYSVFIRNGSRDFSNPNVKNLTETSRSIGGLSGNGNYYWSIQAIDAKGGIVAQSETFYFKTKNIPPTSAYLHTTVKQIVNENNELSAEFKWMKSEDDDRILTDDGLRKEKITYDLYLSKNTNFSSSDIVASDLTSLTFIATDLSYDTDYFAKVVSKDENGGATDSNIVEFRTRKEIKTGTLDIKEGTWSDPKDGKVYKTVTINGKTWLAENYAYVPYVDQSSSDKIKLCSVYGLENPATKEEIVSHPNYRKYGVLYTSDVIEDLNLDGWHVATDEEWKELEKLSGMQESEVNAQGYKYRGKTMHKFVNENERFDSFKATKPTNEIPLNIVYGGYFRSNFRGNIYTGVNDFIYIWTSTKDKTYNLQGNFYRAFAYNRFAVERDVKGGRYKMYIRLVKD; this is encoded by the coding sequence ATGAAAAATTTAAAATTCTTAATAATTTCATTTTTTGCATTTTCATTCGTTTTTTCATGTAAGGACGACGATAATGGAAAAAACAATGAAAATGATAATTCAGCACCTAGCCAAGCGGTGCTGCTTTATCCGTCTGAGGGAACCAAAAAAGTTTCCGATGTTCCTACCTTTGAGTGGCAACCTAGTGAATCATCAAACGATGATGAAATCGTGTATGAATTGTATGTGTCAAAAGACCCCTCTTTTGCACCCGAAAACACAGCCAAAGCGATAGATATTCATACCAATAAATTTAGTTTTCAAAACTATACACTCACGAGAGGAGCCCAATACTATTGGAAAGTTGTGGCTTATGGTACAAATAAAGCAAAATCAGAATCTAAAGTATTTAGCTTTAATACAAAAGATGTTGATTTGAAAATTAAATTATTGTCCCCCGAGAATGGAGTTCTGCTAGACAATCATATCGCAGATTTAGACTGGTCAGTAGAGCGAGAAGAGGGCTATACAGATGAGGTAACTTATTCCGTTTTTATCAGAAATGGTTCAAGAGACTTCTCGAATCCAAATGTTAAAAACCTTACCGAAACCAGTAGAAGCATAGGGGGGCTTTCTGGTAATGGAAACTACTACTGGTCTATCCAAGCCATAGATGCAAAAGGTGGGATAGTTGCACAGAGCGAAACATTTTATTTTAAAACCAAAAATATACCACCTACATCAGCATATTTGCACACAACTGTGAAGCAAATTGTAAATGAAAATAACGAGCTAAGTGCTGAATTTAAATGGATGAAATCTGAGGATGATGATAGGATTTTAACAGATGATGGATTGCGAAAAGAAAAAATCACGTATGATTTATATTTGAGTAAAAACACTAATTTTTCATCAAGTGATATTGTTGCCAGTGATTTAACAAGTTTAACATTCATAGCAACAGATTTGTCATACGACACTGATTATTTCGCTAAAGTAGTATCAAAAGATGAGAATGGAGGAGCTACCGATAGCAACATTGTCGAGTTTAGAACTCGTAAAGAGATCAAAACAGGCACACTTGATATAAAAGAAGGAACCTGGAGCGATCCTAAAGATGGGAAAGTTTACAAAACTGTAACAATCAACGGAAAAACATGGTTGGCAGAAAATTATGCCTATGTGCCTTATGTAGACCAATCTTCCAGCGATAAAATTAAATTATGCTCGGTTTATGGTTTAGAGAATCCAGCTACAAAAGAAGAGATAGTAAGCCATCCAAATTATAGAAAATATGGAGTTCTTTACACCTCAGATGTTATCGAAGATTTAAATCTAGATGGCTGGCATGTTGCAACCGATGAGGAGTGGAAAGAGCTAGAAAAACTAAGTGGTATGCAAGAAAGCGAAGTCAATGCCCAAGGCTATAAATACCGAGGGAAAACAATGCATAAATTTGTAAATGAAAATGAAAGATTTGATTCATTTAAAGCTACAAAACCAACCAATGAGATTCCTTTAAATATTGTTTATGGTGGATATTTCAGATCAAATTTCAGAGGAAATATATATACAGGTGTGAATGATTTTATCTATATATGGACATCAACTAAAGATAAAACATACAATCTACAAGGTAATTTCTACCGTGCATTTGCTTACAATCGCTTTGCTGTAGAGCGAGATGTGAAAGGTGGAAGATACAAAATGTACATCCGATTGGTAAAAGATTAA
- a CDS encoding DUF4302 domain-containing protein: protein MMKAFKLFLILSVISLFSCQDDSFDNKFDQLPDERIQTTLKDYQETLIDAPFGWQLFYSLGGNSEYMAYQIAYFNEDNTITLHSPDLAKPTSSEYKLRAEADIQLVFNTFNDNLTIFSYPSPRSPYGFGGDVEFNVKSVNEQKNEIILEGKVYKGKLILRKAKERFQDFAKLQEFKKLLNQERTERHMNLAITSGLEGVSEAEPFSIGLDLSSIARVGDYAFNYKGAFREGRKMLYFSHSGMGLSSPIVIDGHEIQFFRYNRERKRYEIADSDLEGYIYCTQLPVYFVPGVVDEFLDHYSLWMKASFGKVNQLYREMKSENEEVNSLVIVTDYKRRIPKFDEKGSPILDASFNHDYDYGEKLGNGLLFSFESYEQFYFYFVPIEIEKLESDRLRFKLNNQKGVCYRKGEKGAPVLAPEIGEKIAKGPKFQTFLNYLCNEKGWFIKRTVEAGQIDWDFVSQDNPKNDYFYTRLK from the coding sequence ATGATGAAAGCATTTAAATTATTTTTAATCTTATCGGTAATTTCATTGTTTTCTTGTCAGGATGATTCTTTTGACAATAAATTTGATCAATTACCAGACGAAAGAATCCAGACTACGCTTAAAGATTATCAAGAAACATTGATAGATGCACCATTTGGTTGGCAGTTATTTTATTCTTTAGGAGGAAACTCGGAATATATGGCTTATCAAATAGCGTATTTCAATGAGGATAATACAATTACGCTGCATTCACCAGATTTGGCAAAACCTACAAGCTCAGAATATAAATTAAGAGCCGAAGCGGATATTCAACTAGTGTTTAATACTTTTAATGATAATCTTACCATTTTCAGTTATCCATCGCCGAGATCACCGTACGGATTTGGAGGGGATGTAGAATTCAATGTAAAATCTGTAAATGAGCAGAAAAACGAAATTATTCTCGAAGGAAAAGTATATAAAGGAAAATTAATTCTCCGCAAGGCTAAAGAGAGATTTCAAGATTTTGCCAAACTTCAAGAATTTAAAAAATTATTGAATCAAGAGCGCACAGAGCGCCATATGAATTTAGCAATTACTTCTGGTCTTGAAGGTGTTTCAGAAGCTGAGCCATTTTCAATCGGGTTGGATTTAAGTTCAATTGCGAGAGTAGGAGATTATGCATTCAATTACAAAGGAGCGTTCAGAGAAGGAAGAAAAATGCTCTATTTCAGTCACTCCGGAATGGGCTTAAGTTCTCCAATTGTGATTGATGGTCACGAGATACAATTCTTTAGATACAATAGAGAGCGCAAGCGCTATGAAATTGCAGATTCGGATTTAGAAGGTTATATTTATTGCACACAGCTGCCAGTTTATTTTGTACCTGGTGTAGTAGATGAATTTTTAGATCACTACAGCCTTTGGATGAAGGCTAGCTTTGGAAAAGTAAACCAATTGTATCGTGAGATGAAGTCTGAAAATGAGGAGGTAAATTCCTTGGTGATTGTCACAGATTACAAACGCCGTATCCCCAAATTTGACGAAAAAGGTTCGCCTATTCTTGATGCGTCATTTAATCATGATTACGATTATGGTGAAAAATTAGGCAATGGACTTTTATTCTCATTCGAAAGCTATGAGCAGTTTTATTTCTATTTTGTTCCGATAGAAATTGAAAAATTGGAAAGCGACAGATTACGATTTAAACTAAATAACCAAAAAGGCGTTTGTTATAGAAAAGGTGAAAAAGGAGCGCCAGTTTTAGCTCCTGAAATCGGAGAGAAAATTGCAAAAGGACCAAAATTTCAAACATTTTTGAATTATTTATGCAACGAAAAAGGTTGGTTTATTAAGCGTACTGTTGAGGCAGGGCAAATCGACTGGGATTTTGTATCTCAAGACAACCCTAAAAATGATTATTTTTATACAAGATTAAAATAA
- a CDS encoding substrate import-associated zinc metallohydrolase lipoprotein — protein sequence MKLKYWILTPLLCTFLQTCDRGEELREESVVTVEKGHESEFDKWLYETFTKPYNIEVKWKWDDNEIDNSFHVTPPRKEKAEQIMKAVYKIWIKPYEEVGGEDFIKTYVPKLIYLVGTPQYNEDGTKTLGLAEGGRKITLFDVDSFNNLDLESMTGAFHTMHHEFAHILHQKTMYPTEYKALSKGKYTGAWYNFQMNEANTLGFISPYSMSNENEDFVEVAATILSTVQNSNEPVDRNVPEKDQYGHVTGNIITKKMSDFQLKLYMFGIRTEQKSDGSLKLVQDEGAPIGLDIMLKKVKIVSNYYKDVWGIDIFKLQGKIEQATNDLILENLQSNNAQP from the coding sequence ATGAAATTAAAATATTGGATTTTAACCCCACTTTTGTGCACATTCTTACAAACCTGCGATAGAGGAGAAGAATTAAGAGAAGAATCCGTAGTCACGGTAGAAAAAGGTCACGAAAGTGAATTTGATAAATGGCTTTATGAAACATTCACTAAGCCCTACAATATTGAAGTGAAATGGAAATGGGACGATAATGAAATCGATAATTCCTTCCATGTAACCCCACCACGAAAAGAAAAAGCGGAACAAATCATGAAAGCCGTTTACAAAATATGGATAAAACCGTATGAAGAAGTGGGCGGTGAAGATTTTATTAAAACATATGTGCCAAAATTAATTTATTTGGTCGGGACACCACAATACAATGAGGACGGCACCAAAACCCTCGGCCTCGCCGAAGGGGGGCGCAAAATTACCCTCTTTGATGTAGATTCGTTTAACAATTTAGATTTAGAAAGTATGACGGGAGCATTCCACACAATGCACCACGAGTTTGCCCACATTTTGCACCAGAAAACAATGTACCCTACCGAGTATAAGGCTTTAAGCAAAGGGAAATACACTGGCGCGTGGTACAACTTCCAGATGAATGAAGCTAATACATTGGGCTTCATCTCGCCATATAGTATGTCCAATGAAAATGAGGACTTTGTGGAAGTGGCGGCCACCATACTATCTACCGTGCAAAATAGCAACGAGCCTGTGGATAGAAATGTGCCAGAGAAAGACCAATATGGACATGTTACAGGAAATATCATCACTAAAAAAATGTCTGATTTTCAATTAAAACTATATATGTTTGGAATCAGAACCGAGCAAAAAAGCGACGGGTCTCTAAAATTGGTGCAAGATGAAGGTGCGCCAATAGGATTAGACATCATGCTGAAGAAAGTGAAAATTGTCTCTAACTACTACAAAGATGTTTGGGGAATTGATATTTTCAAACTTCAAGGTAAAATTGAGCAAGCTACCAATGATCTGATTTTAGAAAATTTACAATCAAACAACGCACAACCATGA
- a CDS encoding RagB/SusD family nutrient uptake outer membrane protein: MKITKYILAVSLLPLTFSCDGFLSEMPDDRAVIDSPEKIGELLTYAYPAQNHQMFCYAMSDNATEKKRSSRKSTIMEDAYNWDEFRDTMQDTPESYWSACYAAIKQANHALDAIQDRVKNGEVPDNLKAYYGEALIARAYSHFMLVNLWSKSYNPSTAGGNLGIPYVKKPETNVLTKYNRGTVESVYKDIQADIEEGLKYIDDTAYENKKLHWNKDAANTFAARFYSVIGDFKKVLELTNKVLSTDPAGQLRDLNGEYASMDINELILQWSKADERANLLTVPQYSNWFVYLFGSYQYGMSTEMYRFLFQKPFVGGNWVWDPYGSDPDIFMIKWGFHRQRDGVNSGTGYYMIMNALVQIEETLMLRMEANTMLNNFDQVEKDMNAYLSTRIKKYSMEKNIANYEKIDNYYNEANIHYGLNPFYVLSDKQRTYVNCIYDLRRREFYYTGNRWFDLKRFNSRVMHYYKNQREPVFLEANDNRRELQIPQSAQAQGIEANPR; encoded by the coding sequence ATGAAAATTACTAAATATATATTAGCCGTTTCACTGCTTCCGCTTACTTTTTCATGTGACGGATTCTTGAGTGAAATGCCAGATGATCGAGCGGTAATAGATTCTCCCGAAAAAATTGGAGAATTGCTTACTTACGCTTATCCAGCACAAAACCACCAAATGTTTTGTTATGCGATGAGTGATAATGCAACTGAGAAAAAACGAAGCTCAAGAAAAAGTACCATTATGGAGGATGCTTACAATTGGGATGAGTTTAGAGATACTATGCAGGATACACCAGAAAGCTATTGGAGTGCGTGTTATGCTGCGATAAAACAAGCAAATCATGCGCTAGACGCAATTCAAGATCGCGTGAAAAACGGAGAAGTGCCAGATAACTTAAAAGCATACTATGGCGAAGCACTAATTGCAAGAGCTTACAGTCATTTTATGTTGGTAAATTTATGGAGTAAATCTTATAACCCATCAACTGCAGGAGGCAATTTAGGGATTCCATATGTGAAAAAGCCAGAAACCAATGTTTTAACAAAATATAACAGAGGAACGGTAGAAAGTGTTTATAAAGACATTCAAGCAGATATCGAAGAAGGCTTGAAATACATCGACGATACAGCCTACGAAAACAAAAAACTACATTGGAACAAAGATGCAGCCAATACATTTGCAGCAAGATTCTATAGTGTGATTGGTGATTTTAAAAAAGTGTTGGAGCTCACCAATAAAGTTTTGTCTACAGATCCCGCAGGGCAACTTAGAGACTTAAATGGAGAATACGCTTCGATGGATATCAACGAGCTGATTTTGCAATGGAGTAAAGCAGATGAAAGAGCCAATTTGCTTACCGTCCCACAATATAGTAACTGGTTTGTATATTTATTTGGTTCTTATCAATACGGAATGAGCACAGAAATGTACAGATTCCTTTTCCAAAAACCATTTGTAGGAGGAAATTGGGTTTGGGATCCATACGGTAGCGATCCAGATATTTTTATGATTAAATGGGGCTTTCACAGGCAGCGTGATGGCGTTAATAGCGGCACGGGATACTATATGATAATGAATGCTTTAGTTCAAATTGAAGAAACATTAATGTTGCGAATGGAGGCGAATACAATGCTTAACAATTTTGATCAAGTAGAAAAAGATATGAATGCTTATCTTAGTACGAGAATCAAGAAATATTCAATGGAGAAAAATATAGCAAATTATGAAAAAATTGATAATTACTATAATGAGGCGAATATCCATTATGGGCTAAATCCTTTTTATGTTTTATCTGATAAGCAGCGTACCTATGTAAATTGTATTTATGATTTAAGACGACGCGAATTCTACTATACAGGTAATCGCTGGTTCGATTTAAAAAGATTTAATTCACGCGTAATGCACTATTATAAAAATCAAAGAGAACCTGTATTTTTAGAGGCAAATGATAATCGTAGAGAATTACAAATCCCACAAAGTGCACAAGCACAAGGCATAGAAGCAAACCCTAGATAA